In Streptomyces chartreusis NRRL 3882, the following are encoded in one genomic region:
- a CDS encoding helix-turn-helix domain-containing protein produces the protein MVSETEKTHVRQLDARSLRGLAHPLRMQLLDALRFGGPATASQLAAKLGESSGATSYHLRQLAEYGFVEDAPERGKGRERWWQAVHRGLRFDDALLNDSDPTVRGAADMYLHEVATTQTQDLSTWLGNRGSWPEEWSRSWDMSSWTLQLTPELTRELVEKMHALVETYRDRATTEDTPGAEQVRLHTHAFPIRTD, from the coding sequence ATGGTGAGTGAGACCGAGAAGACACACGTACGGCAACTCGACGCCCGATCCCTGCGCGGACTCGCGCACCCCCTGCGGATGCAGCTGCTGGACGCCCTGCGCTTCGGCGGCCCGGCCACCGCCTCGCAACTCGCCGCGAAGCTGGGCGAGTCCAGCGGCGCCACCAGCTACCACCTGCGTCAGCTCGCGGAGTACGGCTTCGTCGAGGACGCCCCCGAGCGGGGCAAGGGGCGCGAGCGATGGTGGCAGGCGGTCCACCGCGGCCTGCGCTTCGACGACGCCCTCCTCAACGACTCGGACCCGACCGTGCGCGGCGCGGCGGACATGTACCTCCACGAGGTCGCCACCACGCAGACCCAGGACCTGTCGACGTGGCTGGGCAACCGCGGCTCATGGCCCGAGGAGTGGAGCCGCTCCTGGGACATGAGCAGTTGGACCCTGCAGCTCACGCCCGAACTGACGCGGGAGCTCGTCGAGAAGATGCACGCGCTGGTCGAGACGTACCGCGACCGCGCAACCACCGAGGACACCCCCGGCGCCGAGCAGGTCCGCCTCCACACCCACGCCTTCCCGATCAGGACGGACTGA
- a CDS encoding MFS transporter, giving the protein MTVPEPRDADVVDADDLPSVPAVDETVLGRAYRALSFGIVSVVLLIAFEATAVGTAMPVAARELDGVPLYAFAFSGYFTTSLFGMVLSGQWSDRRGPLGPLTTGIASFGAGLLLSGTAGAMWVFILGRAVQGLGGGLVIVALYVVVGRAYPERLRPAIMAAFAASWILPSIVGPLAAGAVTEQLGWRWVFIGIPVLVVFPLALALPQIRRRASGPVSAPEPDSDSSAPGRPPSLNRRRIRLALAISLGAGLLQYAAQDLRPLSLVPGAAGLALLVPAVLGLLPRGTYRAARGLPSVVLLRGVAAGSFIAAESFVPLMLVTQRGLSPTLAGFSLAAGGGTWALGSWVQSRPRFEPYRERLTTLGMLLVAAAIATAPSVLIDSVPVWTVAVAWAFGCFGMGLVISSTSVLLLQLSAPEEAGTNSAALQISDGLSNVVLLSAGGAAFATLGGGTVTHTTTDTTASHPAAFTAVFLPMAVVALVGAWVTTRLRER; this is encoded by the coding sequence ATGACCGTGCCGGAGCCGCGTGATGCAGATGTCGTGGATGCCGATGACCTGCCATCCGTCCCGGCGGTGGACGAGACCGTGCTGGGGCGGGCGTACCGGGCGCTGAGCTTCGGGATCGTCTCCGTGGTGCTGCTCATCGCCTTCGAGGCGACGGCGGTCGGTACGGCGATGCCCGTCGCGGCGCGGGAGTTGGACGGGGTGCCGTTGTACGCGTTCGCGTTCTCCGGATACTTCACGACCAGTCTGTTCGGGATGGTGCTGTCCGGGCAGTGGTCGGACCGGCGTGGGCCCCTCGGGCCGTTGACGACGGGCATCGCCTCCTTCGGGGCCGGGCTGTTGCTGTCGGGGACCGCCGGGGCGATGTGGGTGTTCATCCTGGGGCGGGCCGTGCAGGGACTCGGCGGCGGGCTGGTGATCGTCGCGCTGTACGTGGTCGTCGGGCGGGCGTATCCGGAGCGGCTGCGGCCGGCCATCATGGCCGCGTTCGCCGCGAGCTGGATCCTGCCGTCGATCGTCGGCCCGCTCGCCGCCGGCGCGGTGACCGAGCAGCTCGGGTGGCGATGGGTGTTCATCGGGATCCCCGTGCTCGTCGTCTTTCCGCTCGCGCTCGCACTGCCGCAGATACGGCGCCGTGCGTCCGGACCGGTGTCGGCACCGGAGCCGGACTCGGACTCCTCTGCTCCCGGCCGACCCCCCTCCCTCAACCGCCGCCGCATCCGCCTGGCCCTGGCCATCTCCCTCGGTGCCGGCCTGCTCCAGTACGCCGCCCAGGACCTGCGCCCGCTCTCGCTCGTGCCGGGCGCGGCCGGACTGGCCCTCCTGGTGCCGGCCGTGCTCGGGCTGCTCCCGCGCGGCACCTACCGGGCCGCTCGCGGGCTGCCCTCCGTCGTGCTGCTGCGCGGCGTCGCGGCGGGCTCCTTCATCGCCGCGGAATCCTTCGTGCCGCTGATGCTGGTGACGCAGCGCGGGCTCAGTCCGACACTGGCCGGGTTCTCGCTCGCCGCGGGCGGTGGGACGTGGGCGCTGGGCTCGTGGGTGCAGTCGCGGCCGCGGTTCGAGCCGTACCGGGAGCGGTTGACGACGCTCGGCATGCTGCTGGTGGCGGCGGCCATCGCCACCGCGCCGAGTGTGCTGATCGACTCCGTGCCCGTCTGGACCGTGGCCGTCGCCTGGGCGTTCGGCTGCTTCGGCATGGGCCTCGTCATCTCGTCCACGAGCGTGCTCCTGCTCCAGCTCTCCGCCCCCGAGGAGGCCGGCACCAACTCCGCCGCCCTCCAGATCTCCGACGGCCTCTCCAACGTCGTGCTGCTCTCCGCCGGCGGCGCCGCCTTCGCCACCCTCGGCGGCGGCACGGTGACGCACACCACCACCGACACCACCGCCTCCCATCCCGCCGCCTTCACCGCGGTGTTCCTGCCGATGGCGGTGGTCGCGCTGGTGGGGGCCTGGGTGACCACGCGGCTGCGGGAGCGGTGA
- a CDS encoding S16 family serine protease, whose product MFSRLTRPQAIAVCALPVVALLATAVFAPLPFSVAQPGQTTNVLGEDKGAPVITISGAPARDTRGQLRMTTIVATSPETRVSLPDIVDSWFRTDRAVMPRDAIYPSGDTVQEIERHNEEQMKESQDAATQAALNYLGLDDKDVKVGLRLADVGGPSAGLLFSLGIIDKLDGDGTGGDLTGGRVIAGTGTIAADGKVGAVGGVALKTQAAKRDGATVFLVPKAECADARAELPKGLRLIPVTTLKSTVSSLVALETGKGSVPSC is encoded by the coding sequence GTGTTCTCTCGCCTCACGCGCCCCCAGGCCATCGCCGTCTGCGCCCTGCCCGTCGTGGCTCTGCTCGCCACGGCGGTGTTCGCGCCGCTGCCGTTCTCGGTGGCGCAGCCCGGGCAGACGACGAACGTGCTCGGGGAGGACAAGGGCGCCCCGGTGATCACGATCTCGGGCGCGCCGGCCCGGGACACCCGTGGCCAGCTGCGCATGACCACCATCGTGGCGACCTCACCGGAGACCCGGGTCTCGCTCCCGGACATCGTCGACAGCTGGTTCCGCACGGACCGGGCGGTCATGCCGCGCGACGCGATCTACCCGAGCGGCGACACCGTCCAGGAGATCGAGCGGCACAACGAGGAGCAGATGAAGGAGTCCCAGGACGCGGCGACGCAGGCCGCGCTGAACTATCTCGGCCTCGACGACAAGGACGTCAAGGTCGGCCTGAGGCTCGCGGACGTGGGCGGGCCCAGTGCGGGGCTGCTGTTCTCCCTGGGGATCATCGACAAGCTCGACGGCGACGGCACCGGTGGTGATCTCACCGGGGGCCGTGTCATCGCCGGCACCGGCACGATCGCCGCCGACGGCAAGGTCGGGGCGGTGGGCGGCGTCGCCCTCAAGACCCAGGCCGCCAAGCGGGACGGAGCGACCGTGTTCCTCGTCCCGAAGGCGGAGTGCGCGGACGCGCGGGCCGAACTGCCGAAGGGTCTGCGGCTGATTCCGGTGACCACGCTGAAGAGCACGGTGAGTTCACTGGTGGCCCTGGAGACGGGTAAGGGGTCAGTGCCCAGCTGTTAG
- a CDS encoding IclR family transcriptional regulator, with protein MTAETSQTLDRGLRVLKLLADTDHGLTVTELSLKLGVNRTVVYRLLATLEQHALIRRDLGGRARVGLGVLRLGRQVHPLVREAAMPALRSLAEDIGATAHLTLVDGADALAVAVVEPTWTDYHVAYRAGFRHPLDRGAAGKAILAARQHPMTDPGFILTHGELEAGACGAAAPLLGVTGVEGSVGVVMLADVVPERVGARVVEAAREVADALR; from the coding sequence GTGACCGCGGAGACCTCCCAGACGCTCGACAGGGGACTGCGCGTCCTCAAGCTGCTCGCCGACACGGACCACGGGCTGACCGTGACCGAGCTCTCCCTCAAACTGGGCGTCAACCGGACCGTGGTGTACCGGTTGCTCGCCACGCTGGAACAGCACGCGCTGATACGCCGTGACCTGGGCGGACGTGCCCGGGTCGGGCTCGGTGTGCTGCGTCTGGGGCGGCAGGTCCATCCCCTCGTACGGGAGGCCGCGATGCCGGCGCTGCGGTCGCTCGCCGAGGACATCGGCGCGACGGCGCACCTGACCCTGGTCGACGGGGCGGACGCGCTCGCCGTGGCCGTGGTGGAGCCGACCTGGACGGACTATCACGTCGCCTACCGGGCCGGGTTCCGCCACCCCCTGGACCGGGGCGCCGCGGGCAAGGCGATACTCGCGGCCCGGCAGCACCCGATGACGGACCCCGGGTTCATCCTGACCCACGGCGAGCTGGAGGCCGGCGCGTGCGGGGCGGCGGCCCCGCTGCTGGGGGTGACGGGTGTCGAGGGCAGCGTGGGCGTGGTGATGCTGGCGGACGTGGTGCCGGAGCGCGTGGGGGCCAGGGTCGTCGAGGCGGCCCGAGAGGTCGCGGACGCGCTGCGCTGA
- a CDS encoding DEAD/DEAH box helicase, whose product MTTTAGTSSASHHLSPAFPGRAPWGTASKLRAWQQGAMEKYIQEQPRDFLAVATPGAGKTTFALTLASWLLHHHVVQQVTVVAPTEHLKKQWAEAAARIGIKLDPEYSAGPLGREYHGVAVTYAGVGVRPMLHRNRVEQRKTLVILDEIHHAGDSKSWGEACLEAFEPATRRLALTGTPFRSDTNPIPFVTYEEGQDGIRRSAADYTYGYGNALADNVVRPVIFLSYSGNMRWRTKAGDEVAARLGEPMTKDAISQAWRTALDPRGEWMPAVLRAADQRLTEVRKAIPDAGALVIASDQDSARAYAKLIREITGSKATLVLSDDAGASERIDEFSANTDRWMVAVRMVSEGVDVPRLAVGVYATTISTPLFFAQAVGRFVRSRRRGETASVFLPTVPDLLSFANEMERERDHVLDKPKKEGEEDPYAESEKEMEEANKEQDEDTGEQDMLPFEALESDAVFDRVMYNGAEFGMQAHPGSEEEQDYLGIPGLLEPDQVQLLLQKRQARQIAHSRKKPDEEADLLELPAERRPVVSHKEMMELRRQLNTMVGAYVHQSGKPHGVIHTELRRVCGGPPAAEATAGQLRQRIAKVQEWATRMK is encoded by the coding sequence GTGACTACCACCGCCGGCACAAGCTCTGCCTCGCACCACCTGTCCCCGGCGTTCCCCGGCCGCGCCCCCTGGGGTACCGCCAGCAAGCTGCGCGCCTGGCAGCAGGGCGCGATGGAGAAGTACATCCAGGAGCAGCCGCGGGACTTCCTGGCGGTCGCCACCCCCGGCGCCGGCAAGACGACCTTCGCGCTGACGCTGGCGTCCTGGCTGCTGCACCACCACGTCGTGCAGCAGGTCACCGTGGTGGCCCCGACCGAGCACCTGAAGAAGCAGTGGGCCGAAGCCGCGGCCCGCATAGGCATCAAGCTCGACCCGGAGTACAGCGCCGGGCCGCTCGGCAGGGAGTACCACGGGGTCGCCGTGACGTACGCGGGTGTCGGTGTGCGGCCGATGCTCCACCGGAACCGGGTGGAGCAGCGCAAGACCCTCGTCATCCTCGACGAGATCCACCACGCCGGTGACAGCAAGTCCTGGGGCGAGGCCTGTCTGGAGGCCTTCGAGCCCGCCACCCGCCGGCTCGCCCTCACCGGTACGCCCTTCCGGTCCGACACCAACCCCATCCCCTTCGTGACGTACGAGGAGGGGCAGGACGGAATCCGGCGGTCCGCCGCCGACTACACCTACGGGTACGGCAACGCGCTCGCCGACAACGTCGTCCGGCCCGTCATCTTCCTCTCCTACAGCGGCAACATGCGCTGGCGCACCAAGGCCGGTGACGAGGTCGCCGCGCGGCTCGGCGAGCCCATGACCAAGGACGCCATCAGCCAGGCCTGGCGGACCGCTCTCGATCCGCGTGGTGAGTGGATGCCCGCCGTGCTGCGCGCCGCCGACCAGCGCCTGACCGAGGTCAGGAAGGCCATCCCGGACGCCGGCGCGCTCGTCATCGCCTCCGACCAGGACTCGGCGCGTGCGTACGCCAAGCTGATCCGCGAGATCACGGGCAGCAAGGCGACCCTCGTGCTGTCCGACGACGCCGGCGCCTCCGAGCGGATCGACGAGTTCAGCGCGAACACCGACCGGTGGATGGTCGCCGTGCGGATGGTGTCCGAGGGCGTCGACGTGCCCCGGCTCGCGGTGGGTGTGTACGCGACGACCATCTCGACGCCTCTCTTCTTCGCGCAGGCCGTCGGGCGTTTCGTACGGTCCCGGCGGCGCGGCGAGACCGCGTCCGTGTTCCTGCCGACCGTGCCCGACCTGCTCTCCTTCGCCAACGAGATGGAGCGCGAGCGCGACCACGTCCTCGACAAGCCCAAGAAGGAGGGCGAGGAGGACCCGTACGCCGAATCCGAGAAGGAGATGGAGGAGGCGAACAAGGAGCAGGACGAGGACACCGGTGAGCAGGACATGCTGCCCTTCGAGGCGCTGGAGTCCGACGCCGTCTTCGACCGGGTCATGTACAACGGCGCCGAGTTCGGCATGCAGGCCCACCCGGGCAGCGAGGAGGAGCAGGACTACCTCGGCATCCCCGGGCTGCTGGAGCCCGACCAGGTCCAGCTGCTGCTGCAGAAGCGGCAGGCCCGGCAGATCGCGCACAGCCGCAAGAAGCCGGACGAGGAGGCCGACCTGCTCGAACTGCCCGCCGAGCGGCGGCCGGTCGTCTCCCACAAGGAGATGATGGAGCTGCGGCGGCAGCTCAACACGATGGTCGGCGCCTACGTCCACCAGAGCGGCAAGCCGCACGGCGTGATCCACACGGAGCTGCGGCGCGTGTGCGGGGGGCCTCCGGCGGCGGAGGCGACGGCGGGGCAGCTGCGGCAGCGGATCGCCAAGGTCCAGGAGTGGGCTACGCGGATGAAGTGA